The segment CTGTTCCGAGTCCATATCATCAAAGTCGTTTTTTCCCCACACTGCCGCTTTGTCAAAACGTGCTGCCTTAATCATATTGGGCAAAGATGCGTAGCGTAAATCATTAATATCCTTCACTACAGTAAGCAGCGCAGGTAGTGGCGCCTCTAAAATTTCTTTAGAACCTTCGAGCTTACGCGCTACCTTAATCTTCTTTTCTTCCGGGTTCGCATCAATTATTTCCATGACATATGTAAGCTGTGGCATTTCTAATCGGGTAGCAATACCCGGCCCGACTTGAGCGGTATCGCCATCAATGGCTTGCTTGCCGCAAATAACCAAATCAACCTGTTCCTCCTGATCTAGTTTCTTTATGGCTTGAGAGAGAATATAACTAGTTGCCAGAGTATCAGATCCGCCGAAGGCCCGGTCGCTGACGAGGACCGCTCTATCTGCCCCAAAGGAAATTGCTTTTCTTAGCACCTCTTCCGACTGAGGAGGGCCCATGGAAATCACCGTTACCGAGCCCCCATATTTATCCTTTAACACCATGGCAGCTTCCACAGCGTGGGCGTCATAAGGATTCATGATGGACGGGACCCCTTCTCTAATTAAAGTATTAGTTTCCGGGTCGATACGGACTTCCGATGTGTCTGGTACCTGCTTTGCACATACTACTATATGCAAATTCAATCACTCCTTCCTTGGATCGGGTTTACCGCATAATTCATTTG is part of the Metallumcola ferriviriculae genome and harbors:
- a CDS encoding electron transfer flavoprotein subunit beta/FixA family protein, with amino-acid sequence MHIVVCAKQVPDTSEVRIDPETNTLIREGVPSIMNPYDAHAVEAAMVLKDKYGGSVTVISMGPPQSEEVLRKAISFGADRAVLVSDRAFGGSDTLATSYILSQAIKKLDQEEQVDLVICGKQAIDGDTAQVGPGIATRLEMPQLTYVMEIIDANPEEKKIKVARKLEGSKEILEAPLPALLTVVKDINDLRYASLPNMIKAARFDKAAVWGKNDFDDMDSEQLGLKGSPTAVRRIFPPPDRDEGEIIPGGMEEPEKAAAALVEKLVKQEIIADW